In Polynucleobacter sp. AP-Ainpum-60-G11, one DNA window encodes the following:
- the fliN gene encoding flagellar motor switch protein FliN, with product MAENDNDLAKSMTSADVSGSLRKATFNNLEEGARTNPDFNEIDLVMDVPVQVTVELGRAKMQIRNLLNLTYGSVIELDILAGEPLEVVVNGCLVAQGEVVIVNDRYGIRLTDIVTPAERLRKINR from the coding sequence ATGGCTGAAAACGATAACGATTTAGCAAAATCGATGACTAGTGCAGATGTATCTGGTTCATTGAGAAAAGCCACCTTTAATAATCTAGAGGAAGGTGCTAGAACGAACCCAGACTTCAACGAAATTGACTTGGTAATGGATGTGCCAGTTCAAGTCACTGTTGAGTTGGGTCGCGCCAAAATGCAAATTCGCAATCTGCTGAACTTGACCTATGGCTCTGTGATTGAATTGGATATTCTGGCTGGTGAGCCACTTGAAGTCGTTGTTAATGGATGCTTGGTTGCTCAGGGCGAAGTAGTGATTGTGAACGACCGTTATGGTATTCGCTTGACTGATATCGTTACTCCAGCAGAGCGTCTGCGTAAAATTAATCGTTAA
- a CDS encoding flagellar hook capping FlgD N-terminal domain-containing protein, producing MAITNPMSGIRTYDPTTANKPADAAATSSTGGTAAEQTQNFLKLLIAQIQNQDPMSPMDASTMTAQMSQLNMVSSMGNMNTSMTAMLAQMQSVNFMNQAALIGHSPAVAGNGIAFDGTNQVMLGANAENPLKSVVATITDAAGNVVNSVDLGNINAGMSNFIWNGQDADGNTVEAGMYYLSLAGTNSADASENPTAYVASAVASVTKGANGDAILNLLDGRTINSSEVQQWIS from the coding sequence ATGGCAATCACTAATCCAATGAGCGGCATTCGTACTTATGATCCAACTACGGCTAATAAGCCGGCTGATGCTGCAGCTACATCTTCAACAGGTGGCACTGCCGCTGAGCAAACTCAGAACTTTCTTAAGTTATTGATTGCACAGATTCAGAATCAAGATCCAATGTCCCCAATGGATGCATCCACCATGACTGCGCAAATGTCGCAGCTCAACATGGTGAGCAGCATGGGCAATATGAATACTTCCATGACAGCCATGCTTGCACAAATGCAAAGCGTGAATTTCATGAACCAAGCTGCGTTGATTGGCCATAGCCCAGCGGTCGCTGGTAACGGTATTGCTTTTGATGGCACCAACCAAGTTATGTTGGGTGCTAATGCAGAAAATCCATTGAAGTCGGTTGTTGCAACTATTACTGACGCTGCCGGTAACGTTGTTAATAGCGTTGATTTAGGCAACATCAATGCTGGTATGAGTAACTTTATTTGGAATGGTCAGGATGCTGACGGCAACACAGTCGAGGCTGGAATGTACTACCTCAGCTTGGCTGGAACAAATTCAGCCGACGCGAGTGAGAATCCAACGGCATATGTTGCATCAGCAGTTGCTTCTGTAACTAAGGGTGCTAATGGTGACGCAATTTTGAATTTATTGGATGGAAGAACAATTAATTCTTCCGAAGTACAGCAGTGGATCAGCTAA
- a CDS encoding flagellar hook-basal body complex protein, protein MGYGIGLSGLKSASEAIDVTSNNISNAQTVGYKSGEYVFSDQFFRAQDPQSVDRAGMGAYRMAIRRTGSYGTVVNSQNPLDMAITGPGMFMMAKTVDGTVPTENPTKFQYSRNGQFAVDNQNRIVNENGMYLVGYPADSSGTIISSAKSVLILDRTPLAQQPTRNSNLELNLDNRVDPKTGNVFSPTDPTTYSQATSQTIYDDKGFAHTLSMFYKKVSSQDLTISADEVGTAAGSTFNFSPTQTIDPDIASVDSYNRPPGEQFNKISSTAVALGTGAASTESIYEATLTPMSGAANTVGTVYNLRLRDGTNLTLTQTVAGTSLVKAEYTVNVDRFEVFATVDGNPVTPDASITTPTPPSRTAGAAAVTESNSVVFPALTTGETFTMAGLTFTSGTGTTSAQLAAAFASITPGEGFATVNSNNSLTTPLTVGAFTAGTVAGWSSGARTGSTVVFTSSTAYTSVSDLVSTGTRATLPTITTTEGVAASASMVFNALAAGQKLTMAGLTFTAGTSGATAAQVAAAFASITAGQAYTTVNTNNSLTGASTGGVFTSGAAAEWSTGTATAATVVFTCTAGKSGVTGLTSVLDPVVGGIADASVLIEGSPVAEQQSLGVMGFIAGKNIDSLSKDSFGNPQFATRFNIDASRGEGSEYGQTLNGGGIQLTIEANGSTGYSSAAQTYTNTQDGSATSQLASYNVDSSGRLVAQYDNGSSVVKGQLILAYFNNLEGLIPNGNNTYEASSASGEPLLSFPGDGTLGAIRSKAVEQSNVDLTEELVKLMVLQRQYSAVSQATKVMAATLIDDAINIGR, encoded by the coding sequence ATGGGATACGGAATCGGATTATCAGGATTAAAGTCAGCCTCCGAGGCAATTGACGTTACCAGTAATAACATCTCAAACGCACAGACCGTTGGATATAAGTCTGGCGAGTACGTATTCTCTGATCAATTTTTCAGAGCGCAGGATCCGCAATCTGTAGACCGTGCTGGTATGGGTGCATATCGTATGGCCATCCGCCGTACTGGTAGTTACGGAACAGTTGTGAATTCCCAAAATCCTTTGGATATGGCCATTACTGGCCCTGGTATGTTCATGATGGCAAAAACTGTTGATGGAACAGTGCCAACAGAAAACCCAACTAAATTCCAGTATTCACGTAACGGCCAGTTTGCAGTTGACAATCAAAACCGCATCGTCAATGAAAATGGCATGTATCTCGTTGGATATCCTGCAGATTCATCTGGAACAATTATCTCAAGCGCTAAATCAGTATTGATTCTTGATCGCACTCCTTTGGCGCAGCAGCCAACCAGAAATTCAAATCTGGAATTAAATCTAGATAATCGTGTTGATCCAAAAACTGGTAACGTGTTTTCACCAACTGATCCGACAACTTACAGCCAAGCGACATCACAGACAATCTATGACGATAAAGGCTTTGCGCATACTTTATCTATGTTCTATAAAAAAGTAAGCTCTCAGGACTTAACTATTAGCGCTGATGAAGTTGGAACTGCAGCAGGTAGCACATTTAACTTCAGCCCTACTCAGACCATTGATCCAGACATTGCATCTGTTGATTCATACAATAGGCCGCCTGGCGAGCAATTTAATAAAATTTCTTCTACAGCAGTTGCCTTGGGAACTGGTGCCGCGAGTACTGAGTCAATTTATGAGGCAACACTAACTCCAATGAGTGGTGCGGCAAATACCGTGGGTACGGTATATAACTTACGTTTAAGGGATGGCACGAATCTCACTCTTACTCAGACCGTAGCCGGAACAAGCTTAGTTAAAGCAGAGTACACCGTCAACGTAGATCGATTCGAAGTATTTGCAACGGTGGATGGAAATCCTGTTACCCCAGATGCAAGTATCACGACACCAACTCCTCCTTCAAGGACTGCCGGCGCCGCAGCGGTTACAGAATCGAATTCAGTAGTGTTCCCAGCACTGACGACTGGTGAAACATTCACCATGGCTGGCCTAACATTTACCTCTGGAACGGGAACGACTTCAGCGCAACTTGCTGCAGCTTTTGCCAGCATTACGCCTGGAGAGGGTTTCGCAACAGTTAATTCAAATAATTCACTAACAACACCATTAACTGTAGGTGCATTTACAGCTGGTACTGTAGCGGGGTGGTCCAGTGGAGCGAGAACAGGCTCTACAGTAGTATTTACAAGTAGTACTGCGTATACCTCTGTTTCAGATTTAGTAAGTACAGGTACTCGCGCTACATTACCAACTATAACCACAACAGAGGGTGTAGCAGCATCAGCATCCATGGTGTTTAATGCTTTAGCAGCCGGCCAAAAATTAACTATGGCAGGCCTAACATTTACTGCTGGAACATCTGGAGCTACAGCGGCTCAAGTTGCAGCTGCATTTGCAAGCATTACTGCGGGTCAGGCATATACAACAGTTAATACCAATAATTCATTAACCGGGGCTTCTACAGGTGGTGTGTTTACATCAGGTGCCGCTGCCGAATGGTCTACGGGAACTGCCACAGCAGCAACTGTAGTCTTTACCTGCACAGCTGGAAAATCTGGAGTCACTGGTTTAACTAGTGTTTTGGATCCTGTCGTTGGTGGAATAGCTGACGCGAGTGTATTGATTGAGGGTTCACCAGTAGCTGAGCAGCAATCGCTTGGGGTAATGGGCTTTATTGCTGGAAAAAACATAGACTCATTATCAAAGGACTCATTTGGTAACCCACAATTCGCAACACGATTTAATATTGATGCATCACGTGGCGAGGGGTCAGAATATGGTCAGACCCTAAATGGTGGTGGTATTCAGCTAACCATTGAGGCAAATGGAAGTACCGGCTATTCATCTGCAGCGCAAACTTATACCAATACTCAAGATGGATCAGCAACTTCCCAGTTAGCCTCATATAACGTTGACTCAAGCGGTCGGTTGGTGGCTCAGTATGACAATGGAAGCTCGGTTGTTAAAGGTCAATTGATTCTGGCCTACTTCAATAACCTAGAGGGGTTGATTCCAAATGGAAATAATACTTATGAAGCTTCTTCAGCTTCAGGTGAGCCATTATTGAGCTTCCCAGGTGATGGAACTTTGGGTGCGATTCGCTCGAAAGCAGTTGAGCAATCAAACGTTGATCTTACAGAAGAATTGGTGAAGTTGATGGTATTGCAGCGTCAATATTCCGCTGTATCACAAGCTACTAAAGTAATGGCGGCTACCTTGATTGATGATGCTATCAACATCGGTCGTTAA
- a CDS encoding flagellar basal body rod protein FlgF: MINRYAYTSMTGATASTQQLAVTSNNLANSLTPGFREVISAFRAVPLKGDGVPFTGNGADTRVFSVETTPSSNFTQGQLQTTGNALDVAIKGDGMFTVRRPDGQEAYTRAGKFMVNEQGMLMIGKDIPVVGAGGTITIPIGATVQIAEDGAVYTQLPGTQFLNQAGKLKLVNPNTNDLVRAADGLFDLPGQQAAADPLVRVVQGAFEMSNNNPTLAMVQMIDQSRMFDLNSRSITFADQNARSATTLLSLSRA, translated from the coding sequence ATGATCAATCGTTACGCATACACCTCGATGACCGGAGCAACTGCATCTACGCAGCAGTTGGCAGTGACTTCGAATAATTTGGCAAATTCATTAACGCCAGGTTTTCGTGAGGTGATTAGTGCATTTCGCGCGGTGCCGCTAAAGGGTGACGGCGTGCCCTTTACAGGCAATGGTGCTGATACGCGCGTGTTTTCGGTTGAGACAACGCCCAGTAGTAATTTCACACAAGGCCAGTTACAAACAACCGGCAACGCTTTGGATGTGGCAATTAAAGGTGATGGTATGTTCACTGTTCGTCGCCCAGATGGCCAAGAAGCCTACACCAGGGCTGGTAAGTTCATGGTCAATGAGCAGGGTATGTTGATGATTGGTAAAGACATACCAGTGGTCGGTGCTGGTGGAACTATCACGATTCCGATTGGAGCAACTGTTCAAATTGCTGAAGATGGTGCTGTGTATACCCAGTTACCTGGAACCCAGTTCTTAAATCAAGCGGGAAAACTCAAGCTAGTTAATCCAAACACTAATGACCTGGTTCGAGCAGCTGACGGCTTATTTGATCTTCCCGGTCAACAGGCTGCAGCAGATCCGCTAGTCAGGGTTGTGCAAGGCGCATTCGAAATGAGTAATAACAATCCGACTTTGGCAATGGTGCAAATGATTGATCAGAGTCGTATGTTTGATTTAAATAGTCGTTCAATTACTTTCGCAGATCAAAACGCAAGATCGGCAACAACCTTGCTATCGCTTTCTAGAGCTTAA
- a CDS encoding flagellar biosynthetic protein FliQ — protein MESGVIIDLVYQALRMAAVLAGPILMALLVVGLVIGILQAATSVNESTVAFVPKLIVFGVVIMLIGPVTLVLFTDYIKELFARIPGLVN, from the coding sequence ATGGAAAGCGGAGTCATTATCGATTTGGTGTACCAAGCCTTGAGAATGGCTGCGGTATTGGCGGGTCCGATATTGATGGCCTTGCTAGTAGTGGGTTTAGTAATTGGTATTTTGCAAGCCGCTACTTCTGTTAATGAATCGACCGTTGCCTTTGTTCCTAAATTGATTGTCTTCGGTGTGGTCATCATGTTGATTGGACCGGTCACCTTAGTCTTATTCACTGATTACATTAAAGAGCTCTTTGCTCGTATCCCTGGTTTGGTGAACTAA
- a CDS encoding carbonic anhydrase — translation MNKNTKLSLSLLAILLTSLMSNGGFANDSHAPAPTASADKPKASAANTTSGAGDDDMSKVLLNKINKGSGDIVIRTGDLPSGTAAVEAKSESKPKATKAAAKVVEVDHHDVHWSYVDGPGGPENWGNLSKDNLACLKGKTQSPININVDRAVKAELTPLEFLYRPSQLSIVDNGHTVQVNYGEGSNLIADGRQYRLVQFHFHKPSEEAVNGERTDMVAHLVHQHYDGSLAVVGVLMTTKPPAANRKSWWGSEEVKGNGLIQTLWNNVPLIKGKSEAPGVIIDVNQILPADKSYFTYMGSLTTPPCSENVLWFVMKNPIYVSEEQVKNFDRIYPMNARPLQPKGDRLVKETKAN, via the coding sequence ATGAATAAAAATACTAAACTTTCTCTCTCTTTGCTCGCTATTTTGCTGACATCTTTGATGAGTAATGGCGGTTTTGCAAATGATTCACATGCTCCTGCCCCTACGGCAAGTGCTGATAAGCCAAAAGCTTCAGCCGCAAACACAACATCGGGAGCTGGTGACGATGACATGAGCAAGGTATTACTTAATAAGATTAATAAAGGCTCTGGGGATATCGTGATTCGCACAGGCGACCTTCCTAGCGGCACGGCTGCTGTTGAAGCAAAGTCTGAAAGTAAACCAAAGGCGACTAAGGCAGCCGCTAAAGTAGTTGAAGTGGACCATCATGACGTGCATTGGTCTTACGTTGACGGCCCTGGAGGTCCAGAAAACTGGGGTAACTTAAGTAAAGATAATTTGGCTTGTTTAAAAGGCAAAACCCAATCACCTATCAATATCAATGTCGATAGGGCTGTTAAAGCAGAGCTCACCCCCTTAGAGTTTCTATACAGACCCTCCCAGCTTTCTATCGTAGATAACGGCCATACAGTCCAGGTGAACTATGGAGAGGGTAGCAATTTAATTGCCGATGGCCGTCAATATAGATTGGTTCAATTTCACTTTCATAAGCCTAGTGAAGAGGCGGTTAATGGCGAGCGTACCGATATGGTGGCCCATTTAGTGCACCAGCACTACGATGGCAGCTTGGCAGTGGTCGGTGTATTGATGACTACAAAACCACCGGCAGCCAATAGAAAGTCCTGGTGGGGTAGTGAAGAAGTGAAGGGTAATGGGCTAATTCAGACTCTTTGGAATAACGTTCCACTTATCAAAGGCAAGTCAGAAGCCCCAGGAGTCATCATTGATGTGAACCAGATTCTGCCAGCTGATAAGAGCTATTTCACCTACATGGGTTCGCTCACAACACCACCTTGCAGCGAGAATGTATTGTGGTTTGTGATGAAAAACCCAATTTACGTTAGCGAAGAGCAGGTCAAAAACTTCGATCGAATTTATCCGATGAATGCCCGTCCATTGCAGCCAAAGGGTGATCGCTTGGTTAAAGAGACAAAAGCCAACTAA
- a CDS encoding flagellar biosynthetic protein FliR gives MLTISGLQIEQYMAIFMFASMRVFGLFLTTPLFAFRALPMQFRLLVALSFAAYMMPVISSELIPNPGSITFLASVIELCIGAFMGFVIRVGFMVIDIAAEVLSFQAGFSFASTAFRDPALDSGLVGQFLGLTAIALAFSLNIHLVLIEIILSSFKTIPVGVWPDAWSSKGVLELIAASFRLGLILSMPILLVYMMFNLTQAFLGRTSPQMNLFSVGFAVSIPLAFLVIFMILPDLQIVLERSLENPLQLIRQGVEIPNAR, from the coding sequence ATGTTGACCATTTCAGGTCTTCAGATTGAGCAGTACATGGCAATCTTTATGTTTGCTTCAATGCGAGTGTTTGGTCTTTTCCTCACCACGCCACTATTTGCCTTTCGAGCACTCCCAATGCAGTTTCGTTTATTGGTGGCACTCTCGTTTGCTGCCTATATGATGCCCGTGATTTCTTCCGAGTTAATTCCTAATCCGGGCAGCATTACTTTCCTTGCCTCAGTGATCGAGTTATGTATCGGGGCATTTATGGGCTTTGTGATTCGCGTAGGTTTCATGGTGATTGATATTGCTGCTGAAGTTTTATCCTTTCAGGCAGGCTTTAGTTTTGCTTCCACTGCATTTCGAGATCCGGCTTTAGATTCTGGTTTAGTGGGTCAATTCTTGGGATTAACTGCGATCGCTTTGGCTTTTTCCCTCAACATTCATCTGGTCCTGATTGAAATCATTTTGAGTAGCTTTAAAACAATCCCGGTTGGAGTTTGGCCTGATGCATGGTCATCCAAGGGGGTGCTAGAGTTAATTGCTGCCTCATTTCGTTTGGGATTAATTTTGTCCATGCCTATACTGCTCGTGTATATGATGTTTAATTTAACGCAGGCATTTTTAGGTAGAACCAGTCCGCAGATGAACTTATTCTCGGTGGGCTTTGCCGTCAGTATCCCTTTGGCATTCTTAGTTATATTTATGATTCTTCCTGATTTACAAATTGTTTTGGAGCGCTCCCTTGAAAACCCACTGCAACTTATTCGCCAAGGCGTGGAGATACCAAATGCAAGATAA
- the fliO gene encoding flagellar biosynthetic protein FliO gives MGSSVGGMLLFSFIWLALAAALIWVVAFLVKRDSAMRASNPHVMILAQQALGPRERVIVLNVLNRILVVGHTPSQITLLTELDPEDVANLKPQAASTDFANNLRQFVKRKLG, from the coding sequence ATGGGCTCCTCAGTCGGAGGTATGTTGCTCTTTTCATTTATCTGGCTTGCACTTGCAGCTGCTCTGATTTGGGTTGTTGCATTTTTAGTAAAACGTGACTCTGCGATGCGCGCTAGCAACCCACATGTGATGATCTTGGCTCAACAAGCATTGGGCCCTCGCGAACGAGTAATTGTCCTTAATGTCTTAAATCGTATCTTGGTTGTGGGGCACACTCCCAGTCAAATTACTCTCCTGACTGAGCTTGATCCCGAGGATGTTGCTAATTTGAAGCCGCAAGCGGCGAGCACAGATTTTGCAAATAATTTGCGCCAGTTTGTGAAAAGAAAATTAGGATGA
- the flgC gene encoding flagellar basal body rod protein FlgC: MSLLGAFNIGSTGLTAQAMRLNVTASNIANAESVSGPDGRPYRARQVEFTAITKPGSPGSGVEVSKVLESDAPLRMEYRPGHPKANAAGYVEMPNVNPVEEMVNMISASRSYQMNVEAMNVSRQLMLKTLDLGK; encoded by the coding sequence ATGAGTTTATTAGGCGCATTTAATATCGGCTCGACTGGCCTCACAGCTCAGGCAATGCGCTTGAATGTGACTGCATCGAATATTGCGAATGCTGAAAGCGTCTCTGGACCTGATGGACGCCCATATCGCGCTAGACAGGTGGAATTTACAGCGATCACGAAGCCAGGGTCTCCTGGATCGGGGGTTGAGGTAAGTAAGGTATTAGAAAGCGATGCTCCATTAAGAATGGAATATCGCCCCGGCCATCCAAAGGCAAATGCTGCTGGTTATGTAGAGATGCCCAACGTCAATCCAGTAGAAGAAATGGTGAACATGATTTCTGCATCACGTTCATATCAAATGAATGTGGAAGCAATGAACGTATCTAGGCAGTTGATGTTGAAGACCCTTGATTTAGGTAAGTAA
- the flgB gene encoding flagellar basal body rod protein FlgB, with product MNAVPKYDPLTFGENALKLRTYRQQVLGNNLANSDTPGYKARDIRFADVLKAQLDGKTSSSAIGMATTHSAHIPGKVPQEDPRLLYRIPNQPSMDGNTVDADVELTEFTKNSVFTESALNMLGSTIRGRMSAITGQPS from the coding sequence ATGAACGCTGTACCGAAATACGACCCTTTAACTTTCGGCGAAAACGCACTAAAACTGCGTACCTATCGCCAGCAAGTGCTTGGGAACAATTTGGCAAACTCCGATACTCCTGGCTATAAAGCCAGAGATATCCGCTTTGCTGACGTATTGAAGGCGCAGTTAGATGGCAAAACATCCTCTAGCGCTATTGGAATGGCAACAACGCATTCAGCTCACATTCCTGGCAAGGTGCCGCAAGAAGATCCGCGCTTGCTCTATCGCATCCCAAATCAGCCGTCGATGGATGGCAATACGGTTGATGCTGACGTTGAGCTTACAGAATTTACAAAGAATTCAGTATTTACTGAGTCAGCACTGAATATGTTGGGTAGCACTATTCGTGGTCGTATGTCTGCTATTACAGGTCAACCTTCATGA
- the fliP gene encoding flagellar type III secretion system pore protein FliP (The bacterial flagellar biogenesis protein FliP forms a type III secretion system (T3SS)-type pore required for flagellar assembly.) has translation MKRKIFWYSFGITALIGLFPLVAWSQSLPLVTAKAGGGGTMYAVPVETIIALTALSFLPAALVLMTSFTRILIVFSLLRQALGLTTMPPNIVLIGLSFFLTLFIMNPVLDSIYKSAYQPYAAGKMGFPQAVEVGAKPLKEFMLKQTRRDDLNLFAKMYGQEIATREDVPFTVLIPAFAISEIKTGFLIGFVIYLPFLVIDFAVASILTSLGMVMVSPMMFSLPLKLIVFALADGWALLSTSLVQSYIN, from the coding sequence ATGAAACGCAAAATATTCTGGTACTCATTTGGAATTACAGCCCTGATTGGGCTGTTTCCATTAGTTGCCTGGAGTCAATCTTTGCCTTTAGTGACTGCTAAGGCGGGTGGCGGCGGCACCATGTATGCAGTGCCAGTAGAAACCATCATTGCACTAACGGCCTTAAGCTTTTTGCCGGCTGCTTTGGTTCTGATGACCAGCTTCACGCGCATCTTGATTGTCTTTTCCCTATTGCGTCAGGCTCTGGGTTTGACAACCATGCCGCCCAATATTGTGTTGATCGGTCTTTCATTTTTCTTGACGCTGTTCATCATGAATCCCGTCTTGGACTCCATTTATAAGAGTGCTTACCAGCCCTATGCTGCTGGCAAGATGGGCTTTCCTCAGGCGGTAGAGGTGGGCGCTAAACCCTTAAAAGAATTCATGCTCAAGCAAACCCGTCGAGATGATCTCAACCTCTTTGCAAAAATGTATGGTCAAGAAATTGCTACTCGCGAGGATGTGCCGTTTACTGTTTTAATTCCAGCGTTCGCCATCTCCGAAATCAAGACAGGCTTTCTCATTGGCTTCGTGATTTACTTACCATTCTTGGTGATTGACTTCGCTGTCGCCAGTATTTTGACCTCGCTTGGTATGGTGATGGTTTCGCCCATGATGTTTTCATTGCCACTAAAGTTAATTGTGTTTGCCTTGGCTGACGGGTGGGCGCTTCTGTCTACCTCGCTTGTACAAAGTTACATTAATTAG
- the fliM gene encoding flagellar motor switch protein FliM — translation MAAEEINVEMNIDAEDQRAMFDKSKIIARRRMPTLELIHERFSRAVRLTLFNMIRAPIEVQMHLPVVKSYQKFVDEFPERTNINIVGIRPLRGVGCWIVDPGVVYIAIDNMFGGEGRLAPRLNLREYTATELRIIRRLVDAFLSEYEKAWKSVYEIKFDFMRQETNFGFAKITSPGEMVLHSKFTIEINGRPGDIDLCIPFWVLEPVKSILYNNMQGFATEPDQHWTDLLNDQVHEAPVTAVAVLARKQMLLREITSLSVGDIIPIEINDPVTVYVDGLPVIKGQYGTKDGRYSVKVGTIQHPAEFLKSPLESARLGPSMMRSAEKGELYEQLPEAAQSHVVAPESPDASDTISAVADGLVPDGQ, via the coding sequence ATGGCGGCAGAGGAAATCAATGTCGAAATGAACATTGACGCTGAAGATCAGCGTGCAATGTTTGATAAATCGAAGATCATTGCTCGGCGCCGCATGCCGACTTTGGAGTTGATTCACGAACGTTTTAGTCGTGCAGTCCGACTCACACTCTTCAACATGATTCGTGCGCCGATTGAAGTGCAGATGCATCTTCCGGTGGTCAAGAGTTATCAAAAATTCGTAGATGAGTTTCCAGAGCGTACTAATATTAATATCGTTGGTATCCGCCCGCTTCGTGGTGTGGGTTGCTGGATTGTCGATCCAGGTGTCGTGTATATCGCGATTGACAATATGTTTGGTGGCGAAGGACGTCTAGCTCCACGCCTCAACTTGCGTGAATACACCGCCACAGAATTGCGCATTATTCGCCGCTTAGTTGACGCCTTTCTCAGTGAGTACGAGAAAGCGTGGAAATCTGTCTATGAGATTAAGTTTGACTTCATGAGGCAGGAAACAAACTTTGGTTTTGCCAAGATCACCTCTCCAGGTGAAATGGTGCTGCATTCCAAATTCACTATTGAGATTAATGGCCGACCAGGCGATATCGATTTGTGTATTCCATTCTGGGTCTTAGAGCCGGTTAAAAGTATTCTGTACAACAATATGCAGGGCTTTGCGACCGAGCCTGACCAGCATTGGACTGATTTGTTAAATGATCAAGTTCATGAGGCGCCAGTTACTGCTGTAGCAGTACTAGCTCGCAAGCAAATGTTGCTCCGTGAAATCACCTCACTCTCGGTTGGGGACATTATTCCGATTGAGATTAATGATCCTGTGACCGTTTATGTAGATGGTTTGCCGGTGATTAAAGGGCAATATGGTACGAAAGATGGTCGCTATTCGGTAAAGGTCGGCACGATTCAACATCCTGCGGAATTCTTGAAGAGCCCTCTAGAGAGTGCGCGCCTTGGACCAAGTATGATGCGCAGTGCTGAAAAAGGGGAGCTTTATGAGCAACTGCCAGAAGCCGCCCAAAGTCATGTTGTTGCGCCGGAAAGTCCAGACGCAAGCGATACAATTAGCGCAGTGGCTGATGGTTTAGTGCCTGATGGTCAATGA
- the fliL gene encoding flagellar basal body-associated protein FliL produces the protein MAEEERIEPTLDPNAAAPAAAASGPPAHDDGAAETEKPKSKKTLFIIIGLVVVIAGAVGGYMYMQHAAEAKRHQEAEEKRPENILKKQLMERKENAPPIYIPLEEMVVNLPGRGGEHYLQAKIVLRTNDSATEGKIKNFMPVIRDKIITVLSSRQMQELATVEGKVMMAREIALVINSIIAPQLTAIYILQQQPGTADMQNLERIGAVPKETSSGQKITGEAARAAAEFWNVTEMDLPVQAVLFSSFVMQ, from the coding sequence ATGGCTGAAGAAGAGCGTATTGAACCGACTTTAGATCCGAATGCAGCAGCACCTGCTGCAGCTGCTTCAGGCCCTCCCGCACATGATGACGGTGCCGCAGAAACAGAAAAGCCTAAAAGCAAAAAAACACTTTTTATCATTATTGGTTTAGTGGTTGTGATTGCTGGCGCTGTAGGCGGATACATGTACATGCAGCACGCTGCTGAAGCTAAGCGGCACCAGGAAGCAGAAGAAAAGCGTCCTGAGAATATCCTGAAAAAACAGTTGATGGAGCGTAAAGAAAATGCGCCTCCAATCTATATTCCGCTTGAAGAGATGGTGGTCAATCTTCCTGGTCGTGGTGGCGAACATTATTTGCAAGCAAAGATTGTTCTGAGAACAAATGATTCCGCTACAGAGGGCAAGATTAAGAATTTCATGCCGGTGATTCGGGACAAGATCATTACTGTTCTGTCCTCACGTCAAATGCAAGAGTTGGCTACGGTAGAAGGCAAGGTCATGATGGCGCGAGAAATTGCCTTAGTGATCAACTCCATCATTGCGCCACAGCTAACTGCGATTTATATTTTGCAACAACAGCCAGGTACTGCTGATATGCAAAATTTAGAGCGCATTGGTGCAGTTCCAAAAGAGACATCTTCCGGTCAAAAAATTACCGGCGAAGCTGCAAGAGCGGCTGCTGAATTCTGGAATGTCACTGAAATGGATTTGCCAGTGCAAGCTGTGTTGTTCAGTTCTTTTGTGATGCAGTAA